TTCGTTTGAAGAGTTTTTAGTTACATTATCAGAAAAACTCAAACAAGACGGATGGATGCATGTAATTATTTTCAGAGAAAGACCTATTGAAGAAGTAGAAAAATCCCTTTTGAACCAAAATGCACAAATAAGGATTATGAAACCCTCAAAACTTGGAATAATTAATTTTGTACAATTATATCAGATAATAAAGGAAATCCAACCAAACTATGTACATTTTCATTTTTATCCGATTTTTTCTGTGGTGAACTACTTATCATTTTTATTTAATATAAAAATAATATACACTGACCATATGGGTAGCAGAAAACCAAAATCAACATTCAAAAAAATCATGCGAAAACCATACTACTTTACATATTCGAAACTGTATAGTTGTGGTATTGAAAAAGTTGTTTGCGTTTCCGAGTTTGTTAAATTAAAATACTTTAAAGAATACGGAATAAATCCCAAAAAAATGTGCGTTATCCATAATGGAATTAATACAATAAGGTTCCAAAAAAAGTCAGATATAAAAGAAATAAGGGAAAAATACAACCTAAAGGAAAAAATAATAGTCACCTGTATAGGCTTGAGATTTGACAAAGGTCCTCATTGCCTGATCAAAGCTGCCCCATTAATACTTCAAAAAATTCCAAACATAAAGTTTGTTTTAGTAGGAGGCGGAGATTTCAGGGATTACCTGGAAAAGTTAATCGAGGATCAAAAAATAAAGGACCATGTTTTGATTACAGGAATTGTGACAGATGTCACAGACATTTATAATATTTCTTCTTGTGTGGTAGTTCCTTCAGTATGCGAAGAAGCCTTTTGTTTTATTGTAGCCGAAGCTATGGCTATGGAAATACCTGTTGTTGCATTTGATTCTGGTGCAATAAAAGAGGTCGTTCATAATGAATCACAGATAGTACCCAAAAACTATACATTGCTAGCGGATAGAGTAGTCGAAGTGCTTTCAGAAGAAGATGATATTTTCCGTAAGAAAGAAATGAGAAATCACATTATTGAGAATTTTCCTCTTGAAAAGTGTGTGAATGAATATTTCCAATTATATAAAAATATATCACAAAACAAAAAATAGATTGTCAAGTAATAAACCGCACAAAAACCGGAAGGTATATTCTCATGGTAAAAGACTTTAAAAAACCAGCTATGGTAAAAAGGCTCTTAAAATACTTGTAATAAATATTTCCTTCACATTCAAATATTTCATATTCAAAAACCATAGAGACACAATGAACAAAAAAGCAAGATAGAAACTTTTAATAAAAATATAGTTGAAGGGAAAAAACAACTATTCCAGTAATCATTAATTATTCTTTTCTACATCCAATGATGGCAATAATACCAAGAATTGAAACTACAGGCAAAGCAATAGAAGGAAACTCTGGAATCTCACCTCCAAATTCTATGAGTTTCTCTGCACGCACATCATTACCTCCATATGGAACGCTCACTTTTAAAATACTAGGTTTATAATAATCAGGTAGGCTTACAACAAAGTTCGCTATTCCTTTATCATCTATTAGTGCTTCACCTTGACAAAGAACGTCACGTGGATCTCCTACTTCATAGTATAAAGTTCGATGAAATGAGGGATTCGATACATGAACAGAAACAGTAAAATCCTGATTGTATACTGGGTTACTTGGATTTATGGTTATACTATCAATTGAAGGTTTATAAATATTTATATATTGTTGTCCGGTCAGTACAATGTTGCCTTGACTATCATGTATAAGATAACGTAACGTACTTGGTTCAGTGGAATAGTAATCCATTATCGATACATCAAAATTCGCTATCCCCTCACTGTCAATTGGTGCATAACCCGACCCTTCAGTCATCCCCCCAATTGAATAGATCATAAACCCTCCTTCTGGAGGGTTCAAAATATGAACAAAAATAGTAAATTCTTCATTATATATTGGATTACTTGGGTTTGTATATATACTACTAATTGAAGTTTGGTCAGCGCTTGCAGTGCTCACTAACGCCACTATTAATAAAACTGTTACTCCCAAAACCCTAATGAGAGTATGATTTTTTTGTATTTTATTAGATGCTGTCTCTTTCGTCTAAGATCCCTTCGTTATACTTTCAGCAACTTTATCTAATTAAACTTTGCTTTTTTGTTCCAGAAATTATAAATATTAACAAATTATTACAATATATTTGAAAACTGAGAATAAATATACACAAATATAAAAAGTGTAAAGTAATTAAGGAAAAAAAAGGCAAAATTACAAATTAAAATTATTATTAAGATGATCAGGAAAAAAGACAGGATAAGCAACCTTAAGTCGTGCACAATAGTTATATGTTACAAGTTCAGAGTTTGATTAAGATTGAACTCAATAAGACCATAAATCCAAATATTTATAAATAAATTGAACATTATAAATTTTTATGTTTGAAGTTGTATACTATTATCCTATCAAGAACGGTGCGCCTTCAGAAGTGGGTAGGAATTTATTATTGGGACTTTTAAACAAGAGATTGTCTTTTAAAATTTTGTTATTCTCTCAGTATAAAAAAGAAAATCAATGCCTAGAAAAAAAGTACACTAATTTAGATGTACTGTCCTTTCTTGACTTACTCAGATTAAATAAGAGTTATATTGTTCACTTTTCTGTAGAGCCACTTACATTTCCAAACAGAAAATTTTTGCTATACTTAGTGTCAATTACAAATAAAAAGATGTTTAGAAGAAATAAATTAATAATTAATTATCATGGAGATCCAAGAACTGAATTCGAAATCAAATTAAAGAATAGAAGCTATTTGGCTTGTCTTTTGTTATTACCGGATTACTTATTGACTTCCTTTATAATGAAAAATGCCGATGCCATTGTTGTTAATTCTTACTCAATGAAAGAACTACTTCATTCAAGGTATAATATCTCGAATTTAGTTGTAATTCCAAATGCTTTGGATAACTCTTGGAGAAATGAAAATAAAACTCTAGATCTGAAAAATAAAAAGAATACAGTGAATTTATTTTATCACGGAAGACTTGCTCCTGAGAAGGGAGTTGACTTACTGATTAAAGCTTTTTCCTATAATTCTAGGAAAGGAGAAATTCAATTAAAACTCTATCTTGCAGGGCCTCAAGGAGATAAAAAATATGTAGGCTTTCTCAAGAATTTATGCATAGACTTAGGAATTGATAAAGATGTAATATTTTTGGGATCTTTACCGATAACACAATTGAGATCATATTTAAACTCTGTTGACGCTGCAATTTATCCTTCAAGATATGAGCCATTTTCACTTGCAATTTTGGAGGCTTTTAGAATTGTAAATGGCCCTGTTTTTTATTCGAATAAAAGCGGAATAAATGACTTCGTGATAAAGGAAGGTTATAAATTTTACACGTTTGAGCCTTCAGTAAAGGAAATTGCGAATGCTATTAAAATGTTACTAGAAAAAAGTTACGATAATAAGATATTATATAAACAGAAAGAATTTGCTGCTATGTACACATGGGAAAAAATAGCCGATAGATATATAGAATTGTACAAAGAAATGCAGAATCAATGAATAATCATTCTGCGTGTCAGTTTTCATATTCATATGAGGGATATAAGCCAGTGATGTACAGCTAATTCATGATACCAAAATTATCTACTTTAGTCTAAGAGAGAATTTCCTCTCTGTTACGTCCTAAGAGTTCAAGAGTTCTATAAAGAACTCTTCATGAAACTTTTCAAGATTTAAGATATCGAGAATCTCTTTCTGATTTAACCATTTACCAGCTTCTTTGATACTTCTTTTTTTTGAAAAAAAAGAGCATATAGGGTTTCCAAGTTCCATACTACGAATAATATAAAACCTTATAAGCCATCTATAAACCGAGAATCACTGTCCATTTGCTATAATGTCCGCAGACCCATTATAGCCTAATTCTGTACCTTTTGGTTTAAGCGTGTCAACCCGTTTTCGCCCATTGACTTCACGATTCTTACGAGGATTCCTTTATGTTCTTCATAGTATCTTTATTCTAACCAATTATCAAAGTCAAGTTCCTTGAGTTCTTGGTATTGTCATGTGAGCTTCAAACACAAACATAACCATTTATGCATGTCACAGTAGGATTACCTCTAATGGAAAGGTAGCTTATGACGCAATTCATTGTATAGCTTCTTGTCGCACCTGCGGAAAGTCAGTTGAAAAAGCGAAGATACAGATTTTCAGGAGAACTTCTGTAAAAGTGAAGAGAATTTCGAAAAACCCCAGTTTATGACTGGTTGCTTATAAATGGGATATAAGCAGCTTCTTAAAATTAGAGGTTTTTTGAAATTCTCTGAAATTTAAGGAAGGATCGATAATTGTTCTCATATATCTATTAACATTTGAAGGTGTTCTCCCGCACGCAATGCCAAATTCCTCATATCTGGTATTTTATCGTCCAAGAGTCTCCGAATAGTGGTGGCATTTTCAGATATCGATATGACCCTCTCGGCAACCGAAAGCGCATTTAAATTGTCTGATCTGAGAACATAAGATTCATCTCCAAATATATCTCTATTGATCCCTAGTGCTTTGATGCTGTAAGCGAGGCTCAGCGTAGGCACTCCCGTTGAAAGGGCGGCGATCGTGGAGTGGGTCCGTGCTCCGGCGAATATATCCATTTGACTGATAATCCACTTTTGTTCAGCGGCACTAAATGCTGGAACAATTGTAACGCTCTTTTTAAATTTATCTTCCATCAAAGAAACTGCATTTTGCATAAATTCATAGTCATTTGAACCTGAAATAATTACATGTGGAATCAAATATACGGGCATCTCTGTTTTTTTCATCACATCTGTAATTATTTTTGCTGCAATTTGTGTCCATTTTTTTTGATCTCCTCCAGTTACATAATATCCCATTAAGGGACTCAGGTTGAGTCCAATTGCCCCCGTTTCAATGGGAACTTTATCTTCGATATGTGGGGGTTTTATGGGATCCAAGAGGAATGCTGGGTCTGCAACGGGGTAGACGTTGTTGACGACACCAATAGTTTTGAGATATTCGATAGTAGACGATTCTCTGGCGAAGATTCCAGAAACTGATTTGAGATGGCTACTCATAGATAATTCAAACTCTGGAATTGCATTGAATGGGCCAACCGATGCTCCCCAGAGCACGAGTTTTTTTCTCTTTTCAAGGACTACATCATCGAGATTAGTGAAAATCGTAGGATATTTTGATGCAATGCCATAATTATCTCCTCCAATAGAAAGGACCGCTTTTGCTTCGTCAAGATGCGGGTATATTTTCTCGTATGTCCAATATTTCAAGGCATCGGGATTGAAGAAACGTTGATATAAGTGAGTCCATGTTGAGGGTTTCCAGAATCTTCTTATCACTTCTCTTTTTCTCACTCTATTAACTGCTTGATGGACAATATCGGGGTCAGTCTCAGATTGGCACTGCTTCAGATACTGATTGTCGGAATCAAAATGACTTAGACAAACAAAACGGGGATCCCGGAAGTACTCCCGCAAAATTTTCGTTGTTCCCCGAACGATCGCCTCGCATCCTCGGTTTTCGTAAGGCCCGTTACCAGCTAGAATAAACAGTGGTCTTTCTTTATCCATGATACTCACCTCTTATTTTCCCCTGAATATACTGAAGAATTCTTATCGAAAATGTGATAATTTTTGAGATCTGTCTCCCGGCTGTCAATTGCCACAAATACGGCCTCATGATCTCCTGAAGGCGCTCTGCGTCTATCGCATTATTACTCCAGACCTCTCTGCTTTCCGTCCTCATCTTTTCCTTCAAAAAAACTTCTCGCCGAAGGATAGGGTTCCCCTCGCTCTTCGGTTCCACTCGCTTCTTCGGAATCTTTGTTCCTTTTTTACAATAAAGGTTAAGCCGGTACGCCAAATGCTCCCGTTTGACAGTTAGAACCCCTCCCTGACTCTTCACCACCTGATCAACAGAAATATGATCAAGACAAACACCCTCCCCCCGCTCAATCACACTCTGCACCTGTGGTGACCGCACCAGCACGAGACTCGTGCCCCGACTATCTCGCGAATAGTCTGGCAACCAAGCATCCATGCAGGTCACATCAGCACACTCGGCAAAGACGTCGTCGCAGTAGTTGCAGGCATTCAGCGTGAACCATCGGTTTGTCCAAGCCTCGGCGATCCCCTCCTCCCAGAAGATCCTCTGCTCCCTGCAATCTGCGGTAATGAATGTATAGTGAGAATTACTAGCGGGATGGTCAGAACTCTTCCTACGACAACACACCGCCATCACTTCTTCCTTCACGCCGGCAAGGGAGGCAATGTAGTCGGTAAAGTGCCTGCTCTTCAATTGCCCGCATGTAAGGCCTACAGTGATGACAACCCGCTCCCGCAGTTTTTTGTTCTGCTTCTGGGCAAGTCGGATCGCTTTGAGGAAACAGGGGAGACCGGTGATGGCATACCGCCCCGGTACTTCAAGTATCTGCCGGATCACCCTCGAAATCTCCACCGGATAGTATGCTGAGCCAGCTCCAGTACATACACCATCTTGGGCATCGAAAACCTGGAAGTCAAAAAGCCTCTTAGAGTCGCTGGTAGGTATGACGCAGACGACATGGTCGATAACACCCTCACTGAGCAGTGCTTCCAGAATCCAAGTAGCCATCCCGCCCGAAGCGCTGGTCAGCCGATGCTTCTCTGAGTAGCCGACGTAGGAGGCAAGGTAATATCCGGTCTCGGAGCGATGATGTATACCTGATACACCACCATAAAGTTCTCTTCCGATCGTGTCCTCGTTCTCTTCAGAATTGGTGAAGGGGCAGACCCTCAAGCAGAGACCGCACTCCCTTGTGCAGGATGTTACCTCTACCGGGTTGTACTCCCCATAGTGGTTCCACCGCATTGAAAGAACGCCATATGGACATAAAGCAACGCAGAGGCCGCAGCCGATGCAGAGGTCGTGCTCGACGACTTTGGTGATGACAGAAGATTTCATGCAATAATTCTCCTGAGCGCTAGAGGCAGGTAGGATTCAAAGATCCTGCGTTCAAACTCGTTGAGACAAAACGCCCAGACCACCACAAAGTAGACGAGAGTAACGACCGCACCGGCAACGACAAGTGTCATCAAGGTAAGAGACGGGAGGAACACACTAAGAACCTCTGCCATGACCCCGATAAGAATAGTTGCCACAATACCTAGGAGTATCGACTTGGTGAAGGTATGGGCACCGACCCCGAGCACCCTCGTCGCGTACCAAGGAGTGAAAAGGGCGTTTTTTAGAGTGAGGACGATCGCTCCCGCAATCGCAACCCCATAGTAACCCCAGCCGTTTAGAAGCGAAAGAGTGATTGCAAGGCCGAAGTTCCCGATACCCATGAGTAACGTCACTAAACCGGGAATCTGCACCTTGTTGTAGGTCACATTGATAGAGAAGAGGGGTAGCACCGCGAGGTTCACCGCAAAGTGTACCGTCAAGAGGATCATGAGAGGAGCGAGAAAAGCGTATTCATTGCCTACCCAGACAGTGAGGAGCTGAGGAGCAAAACCACAGACGAGACCGATCGGGAGGGCCATAGCTAGTCCCATCAATCTGACGGCGCTCTTCGTGACCCGAATCAGAATCTCGGTCTGCCCCTTTGCATAGTAGGTGAGAACCATTGGGGTCAGCACTCCAGAGAGCACCCCTGAGATCGCACGCAAAAGTACAACCCACTGCAAAGCAATTGCATACTCTCCGGCAGATGTCGCCCCGAAGAGCAGGTTCACGACGATGAGGTCGATCTGGAGGAAGAGAATAGAGCCGATCTGGTTGATGACTACCCACCCTCCCATCCCGCAGAGATCCTTCACTCTCCTACGGTCAAAGGAGTGGATCGAAACTCGGAGAAAGGGGCAGATCCGCCAGGCAAGAATGATCGAGATAGCAGATGCTACGACAGCCCCGACTAGATACGCCTCGCCGACAAGGCAGAGGTCGGGGCCAAGTAGAGTGAAGAGGAGGATGATCAACCCAGTCTGAACAAGGAGATTCGTAAGGTTGACCAAATTCTGGAGGTCGAGGCGGTTGTAGGCGAAAAGCTGGACGGCGAAATTTCCGCTCCACGAACGGATCAAAAATGCGGCGGAAACGCCAAGAAAAAGGAGGACTGCACTAGTTTCCTGCTCGGTAGGGACATTGAAGATTGCTGGGACAAAGTAAGCGACCACAAGGATGAAAGGAACTATAATGAGGATAATCGCAGTGAACCCGAAGAGAGCGGTGTTGAACGTCTTATTCGCTGCTACATAGTCCTCCCGCTGGAGGTCGACGGTGAGGAATCGAGATACTGCAGTGTTTAGGGACTGGACCATGATTGCCACATACCCACTAACCGAGGTTGCGAGCGGGATGAGACCATAAGCCGCAACCCCGAGGGTGGAGATGAAATACGGCACCAAGAGGACACCGATAACGACGTTCACAAGGAAGTAGACGATGTTCGCTGCAAGGTTGCGGGGGAACTGCGCCGCAAAACGGCGGTTTGTGTCTGTCTCTGTCTGCACGATCTGTCCTCAGGGATGGAATATTTTCACATTATCGGATTGAAAAAGAATAAGATTTTATTCTTTTAATGTATGCCCGTTTTTGCCGCCCCATCCGAGCCCAAGAGACAAATTATCGACCTAGACTTCCGGTTCCACCACATTCCTGTCGTCGATGATCGCCGGATGCGCACGCC
This window of the Methanosarcina mazei S-6 genome carries:
- a CDS encoding polysaccharide pyruvyl transferase family protein; the encoded protein is MDKERPLFILAGNGPYENRGCEAIVRGTTKILREYFRDPRFVCLSHFDSDNQYLKQCQSETDPDIVHQAVNRVRKREVIRRFWKPSTWTHLYQRFFNPDALKYWTYEKIYPHLDEAKAVLSIGGDNYGIASKYPTIFTNLDDVVLEKRKKLVLWGASVGPFNAIPEFELSMSSHLKSVSGIFARESSTIEYLKTIGVVNNVYPVADPAFLLDPIKPPHIEDKVPIETGAIGLNLSPLMGYYVTGGDQKKWTQIAAKIITDVMKKTEMPVYLIPHVIISGSNDYEFMQNAVSLMEDKFKKSVTIVPAFSAAEQKWIISQMDIFAGARTHSTIAALSTGVPTLSLAYSIKALGINRDIFGDESYVLRSDNLNALSVAERVISISENATTIRRLLDDKIPDMRNLALRAGEHLQMLIDI
- a CDS encoding glycosyltransferase family 4 protein, yielding MEDSSQNICLLSVCDATPNSFGSFEEFLVTLSEKLKQDGWMHVIIFRERPIEEVEKSLLNQNAQIRIMKPSKLGIINFVQLYQIIKEIQPNYVHFHFYPIFSVVNYLSFLFNIKIIYTDHMGSRKPKSTFKKIMRKPYYFTYSKLYSCGIEKVVCVSEFVKLKYFKEYGINPKKMCVIHNGINTIRFQKKSDIKEIREKYNLKEKIIVTCIGLRFDKGPHCLIKAAPLILQKIPNIKFVLVGGGDFRDYLEKLIEDQKIKDHVLITGIVTDVTDIYNISSCVVVPSVCEEAFCFIVAEAMAMEIPVVAFDSGAIKEVVHNESQIVPKNYTLLADRVVEVLSEEDDIFRKKEMRNHIIENFPLEKCVNEYFQLYKNISQNKK
- a CDS encoding glycosyltransferase, with translation MFEVVYYYPIKNGAPSEVGRNLLLGLLNKRLSFKILLFSQYKKENQCLEKKYTNLDVLSFLDLLRLNKSYIVHFSVEPLTFPNRKFLLYLVSITNKKMFRRNKLIINYHGDPRTEFEIKLKNRSYLACLLLLPDYLLTSFIMKNADAIVVNSYSMKELLHSRYNISNLVVIPNALDNSWRNENKTLDLKNKKNTVNLFYHGRLAPEKGVDLLIKAFSYNSRKGEIQLKLYLAGPQGDKKYVGFLKNLCIDLGIDKDVIFLGSLPITQLRSYLNSVDAAIYPSRYEPFSLAILEAFRIVNGPVFYSNKSGINDFVIKEGYKFYTFEPSVKEIANAIKMLLEKSYDNKILYKQKEFAAMYTWEKIADRYIELYKEMQNQ
- a CDS encoding oligosaccharide flippase family protein produces the protein MQTETDTNRRFAAQFPRNLAANIVYFLVNVVIGVLLVPYFISTLGVAAYGLIPLATSVSGYVAIMVQSLNTAVSRFLTVDLQREDYVAANKTFNTALFGFTAIILIIVPFILVVAYFVPAIFNVPTEQETSAVLLFLGVSAAFLIRSWSGNFAVQLFAYNRLDLQNLVNLTNLLVQTGLIILLFTLLGPDLCLVGEAYLVGAVVASAISIILAWRICPFLRVSIHSFDRRRVKDLCGMGGWVVINQIGSILFLQIDLIVVNLLFGATSAGEYAIALQWVVLLRAISGVLSGVLTPMVLTYYAKGQTEILIRVTKSAVRLMGLAMALPIGLVCGFAPQLLTVWVGNEYAFLAPLMILLTVHFAVNLAVLPLFSINVTYNKVQIPGLVTLLMGIGNFGLAITLSLLNGWGYYGVAIAGAIVLTLKNALFTPWYATRVLGVGAHTFTKSILLGIVATILIGVMAEVLSVFLPSLTLMTLVVAGAVVTLVYFVVVWAFCLNEFERRIFESYLPLALRRIIA
- a CDS encoding PEF-CTERM sorting domain-containing protein, whose protein sequence is MGVTVLLIVALVSTASADQTSISSIYTNPSNPIYNEEFTIFVHILNPPEGGFMIYSIGGMTEGSGYAPIDSEGIANFDVSIMDYYSTEPSTLRYLIHDSQGNIVLTGQQYINIYKPSIDSITINPSNPVYNQDFTVSVHVSNPSFHRTLYYEVGDPRDVLCQGEALIDDKGIANFVVSLPDYYKPSILKVSVPYGGNDVRAEKLIEFGGEIPEFPSIALPVVSILGIIAIIGCRKE
- a CDS encoding Coenzyme F420 hydrogenase/dehydrogenase, beta subunit C-terminal domain → MKSSVITKVVEHDLCIGCGLCVALCPYGVLSMRWNHYGEYNPVEVTSCTRECGLCLRVCPFTNSEENEDTIGRELYGGVSGIHHRSETGYYLASYVGYSEKHRLTSASGGMATWILEALLSEGVIDHVVCVIPTSDSKRLFDFQVFDAQDGVCTGAGSAYYPVEISRVIRQILEVPGRYAITGLPCFLKAIRLAQKQNKKLRERVVITVGLTCGQLKSRHFTDYIASLAGVKEEVMAVCCRRKSSDHPASNSHYTFITADCREQRIFWEEGIAEAWTNRWFTLNACNYCDDVFAECADVTCMDAWLPDYSRDSRGTSLVLVRSPQVQSVIERGEGVCLDHISVDQVVKSQGGVLTVKREHLAYRLNLYCKKGTKIPKKRVEPKSEGNPILRREVFLKEKMRTESREVWSNNAIDAERLQEIMRPYLWQLTAGRQISKIITFSIRILQYIQGKIRGEYHG